In Cryptococcus depauperatus CBS 7841 chromosome 4, complete sequence, a single window of DNA contains:
- a CDS encoding protein translocase SEC61 complex gamma subunit, archaeal and eukaryotic, with the protein MSERLSEIADLPKQFVKEGTQFVNRCTKPSAEEYKQLCRAIAVGFAVMGFIGYIVKLVHIPINNVLVGGS; encoded by the exons ATGTCTGAACGTCTGTCAGAAATTGCAGACCTCCCAAAGCAGTTTGTCAAGGAGGGTACCCAA TTTGTCAACAGGTGTACTAAGCCATCAGCAGAAG AATACAAACAGCTTTGTCGAGCGATAGCGGTTGGATTCGCTGTCATGGGATTCATTGGATATATTGTGAAGCTCGTTCATATTCCCAT TAACAACGTTCTAGT GGGTGGCTCATGA
- a CDS encoding ran-specific GTPase-activating protein 1 — translation MKYTHCSPHFTLFQFKTKSQALFKDTMAEPTEQVQTGEVEHDPHFEPVIRLTEQVEAKTHEEDEEPLFKMRAKLFRFHKDTTEWKERGTGDVRLLKHNQTGKVRLVMRRDKTLKVCANHIISSDMKLSPNVGSDRSWVYNVAADYAEGEASPETLAIRFGNSENANLFKQAFEDAQESNAKLGGTKEESAESSEAQPVTETSAKAEEETSNKKTTEDSNTVPSTHNEEAKDEELAVKVDTEAEEAKADEPSTGPAASEKAEEKAEEKAEEKAEEKAEDKSEAAEAKE, via the exons ATGAAGTACACGCACTGTTCTCCCCAttttactctttttcaattcaaaa CAAAATCTCAAGCATTAT TCAAAGACACAATGGCTGAACCCACTGAGCAAGTTCAAACTGGC GAAGTCGAGCATGACCCTCATTTCGAACCTGTCATCCGTCTCACTGAGCAGGTGGAAGCAAAGACCcacgaagaagatgaggagcCGCTTTTTAAAAT GCGTGCAAAGCTTTTCCGGTTCCACAAGGACACTACCGAGTGGAAAGAGCGTGGCACCGGCGACGTTCGTCTACTCAAACACAACCAGACTGGCAAAGTTCGTCTTGTCATGCGTCGGGATAAGACCCTGAAAGTTTGTGCCAACCACATCA TCTCTTCCGACATGAAGCTTTCCCCCAACGTTGGTTCTGACCGATCCTGGGTGTACAATGTTGCTGCCGATTATGCCGAGGGTGAGGCATCTCCCGAAACTCTTGCAATCAGGTTTGGCAACTCTGAGA AcgccaatctcttcaagcaaGCTTTTGAGGATGCTCAGGAGAGCAATGCTAAATTGGGTGGTACCAAGGAGGAATCTGCCGAGTCTTCTGAAGCCCAGCCTGTTACT GAGACATCTGCAAAGGCTGAGGAGGAGACTTCCAACAAGAAGACTACTGA GGACAGCAACACCGTTCCCTCAACCCACAATGAAGaggccaaagatgaagagcttgcTGTTAAAGTCGACACCGAGGCTGAGGAAGCCAAGGCTGACGAGCCTAGCACAGGCCCGGCCGCTTCTGAGAAGGCCGAGGAAAAAGCTGAGGAAAAAGCTGAGGAAAAAGCTGAGGAAAAAGCTGAGGACAAGTCTGAAGCTGCTGAGGCGAAGGAATAG